The following proteins are co-located in the Bacillus pumilus genome:
- a CDS encoding EAL and HDOD domain-containing protein: MRVFVARQPIFNRKEQVVSYELLYRDSETNTYSAEDGDQATTDLIINSFLNIGIETLTEGKRCYINFTESLLSSDLLTYFDPHQLVIEILENVPITQALIMRCKQLKKWGYTIALDDFFLNGTHFSDKLLNELLYCIDILKIDFVKTTSEERRDILNTYKKYRLRFLAEKVETRKEYEEALKAGFHLFQGYFFSEPHVISGRALSTSFHAYHQLLNELSKEQPNIQTVTHFIESDLSLSYQLLKMLNSGGMRRLYQIKSIRQAIILLGFNEIRRWIFILSFKELNVQANSSQKEIIKMSFIRAKTCELIANHTEREHPASYMLTGMFSLIDTLVRADITELVKELPLSDEVGEALLGYENDYSFVLDVAKRIERNEWDDEMLDGNLPKQEAYGCYIEAIEWCHKMFES, from the coding sequence TTGAGGGTGTTTGTTGCGAGACAGCCTATTTTTAACAGAAAAGAACAAGTCGTATCATATGAGCTGCTTTATAGAGATAGTGAAACCAATACATATAGCGCTGAAGATGGTGATCAAGCGACAACGGACCTCATTATTAACAGTTTTTTAAACATTGGCATCGAAACACTTACAGAAGGAAAACGATGCTACATTAATTTCACCGAAAGCTTGCTTTCGTCTGATCTGCTCACCTATTTTGATCCGCATCAGCTTGTGATCGAGATATTAGAAAATGTACCGATTACCCAAGCACTTATTATGAGATGTAAGCAATTAAAAAAATGGGGATATACGATTGCACTCGATGATTTCTTTCTTAATGGAACACATTTTAGTGATAAGTTGCTTAACGAACTCCTCTATTGCATTGATATTTTAAAAATAGATTTTGTGAAGACAACATCGGAAGAGCGAAGAGATATTCTGAATACATATAAAAAGTATCGACTTCGATTCCTTGCAGAAAAGGTGGAAACGCGAAAAGAATATGAAGAAGCGCTAAAAGCTGGCTTTCATCTGTTTCAAGGGTATTTTTTTAGTGAGCCGCACGTGATATCAGGACGAGCATTATCGACTAGCTTCCATGCGTACCACCAGCTTTTAAATGAGCTAAGCAAGGAACAACCGAATATCCAGACAGTGACACATTTTATTGAGAGTGACCTTTCGCTATCATACCAATTATTAAAAATGCTGAATTCTGGCGGCATGAGACGTCTTTATCAAATTAAGAGTATCCGGCAGGCGATTATCCTGCTTGGTTTTAATGAAATTCGGCGCTGGATCTTTATTCTTTCTTTTAAAGAACTGAATGTCCAAGCCAACTCAAGCCAAAAAGAAATTATCAAAATGTCATTCATTCGTGCGAAAACGTGTGAACTCATTGCCAATCATACTGAACGAGAGCATCCAGCCTCTTATATGCTGACAGGCATGTTTTCACTCATTGATACGCTTGTCAGGGCAGACATTACAGAACTTGTGAAAGAGCTGCCGCTTTCTGATGAAGTTGGCGAGGCACTACTTGGCTATGAAAATGATTATTCTTTTGTGTTAGACGTTGCCAAACGT